One Argonema galeatum A003/A1 genomic window carries:
- a CDS encoding YqeG family HAD IIIA-type phosphatase, with translation MRKYNLPTEAYRLASIEIELLKIAGIQGVILDLDNTIVSEDDRYLSPGAEAWIEQAKSADIKFYILSNGKRRYRVKYWSYRLDIPAINPAKKPFPCAFRKAIKHLRLKPKQVVVIGDSRHTDMLGAWFVGCPFIQVATLPHPFRWWEKLLGKRVQTPYPTDGELWDFNNSEKYDL, from the coding sequence GTGAGAAAATACAACCTTCCCACAGAAGCCTATAGGCTTGCTTCCATAGAAATTGAATTGCTGAAAATCGCTGGAATTCAGGGGGTAATCCTGGATTTAGATAATACCATCGTTTCAGAAGACGATCGCTACCTATCCCCCGGTGCTGAAGCTTGGATCGAGCAAGCAAAATCAGCCGATATTAAATTTTACATTCTTTCTAATGGCAAACGTCGGTATCGGGTAAAGTATTGGTCGTACCGTCTCGATATTCCAGCTATCAATCCCGCGAAAAAACCATTCCCTTGTGCATTTCGCAAAGCCATAAAACATCTGCGCCTTAAACCAAAACAAGTTGTTGTGATTGGTGACAGCCGCCATACAGATATGCTGGGAGCATGGTTTGTAGGTTGTCCTTTCATCCAAGTTGCCACTCTTCCTCATCCTTTTCGCTGGTGGGAAAAGTTACTGGGGAAACGAGTACAAACTCCTTACCCTACCGATGGGGAACTTTGGGATTTTAATAATTCAGAAAAGTACGATCTATAA
- a CDS encoding decaprenyl-phosphate phosphoribosyltransferase encodes MRLPHLAALRPRQWTKNLIVFAAPLFAFSINVESLLGSLLAFVLFCCTSSCFYLLNDIADVEADRKHPIKCQRPIAAGLVSVPVAIGMAVALLSFALIIGWLRSPWLGATILGYAFLQIAYNLQLKRAVILDIIAIATGFVLRAYAGAAVTNLSLSPWFLLCTAMVALFLGVEKRKAELRLSQIKSGKTRAVLKRYSLALLTRMESVVTNGTILTYAIWSSGPQVGGASTPWMLLTLPFVLYGIFRYQLLGDPQEIARKSKIGSELGGQSERPEEVLLTDLPILLTVLYWIITTFVILLLKHDGVIK; translated from the coding sequence ATGAGACTTCCTCACTTAGCAGCTCTCAGACCCCGCCAGTGGACAAAAAATCTGATTGTTTTTGCCGCACCTTTATTTGCTTTCAGCATAAATGTTGAATCATTGTTGGGTAGCTTGCTGGCTTTTGTGCTATTTTGCTGTACTTCCAGCTGTTTCTACTTACTCAATGACATCGCAGATGTAGAAGCCGATCGCAAACATCCCATCAAGTGCCAGCGTCCTATAGCAGCGGGATTGGTGAGCGTTCCCGTGGCTATAGGCATGGCAGTAGCTTTATTAAGCTTTGCTCTGATTATCGGTTGGCTGCGATCGCCTTGGTTGGGAGCAACCATCCTTGGCTACGCTTTCTTGCAAATAGCCTATAACTTGCAGCTGAAGCGTGCGGTGATTTTGGACATTATTGCGATCGCCACTGGATTTGTCCTGCGAGCCTATGCCGGTGCAGCAGTAACCAATCTTTCCTTGTCTCCCTGGTTCTTGCTTTGTACCGCTATGGTGGCTCTATTTTTAGGTGTCGAAAAACGCAAAGCAGAACTCCGACTATCGCAAATCAAAAGCGGTAAAACCCGTGCTGTTCTTAAACGCTACTCCTTAGCGCTACTTACTCGCATGGAAAGCGTTGTTACAAATGGCACCATATTAACCTATGCGATCTGGAGTTCGGGGCCGCAAGTTGGAGGTGCTTCCACACCCTGGATGCTGCTAACATTACCATTTGTATTGTATGGTATCTTTCGCTATCAGCTTCTGGGCGACCCCCAAGAAATTGCACGCAAAAGCAAGATAGGCAGCGAATTAGGAGGACAAAGCGAGCGACCTGAAGAAGTTTTATTAACGGATTTGCCAATTTTACTGACGGTTTTGTATTGGATTATCACAACCTTTGTGATTCTCTTGCTCAAACATGATGGTGTTATCAAATAA